In a genomic window of Enterobacter asburiae:
- a CDS encoding efflux RND transporter permease subunit — translation MANFFIQRPVFAWVLSIILMIAGGLAILKLPVAQYPTIAPPAVAISATYPGADAQTVQDTVTQVIEQNMNGIDNLMYMSSTSDSAGNVTITLTFESGTDPDIAQVQVQNKLQLAMPLLPQEVQQQGIGVEKSSSSFLLVAGFVSDNKNLTQDDISDYVASNVKDTISRTTGVGDVQLFGAQYAMRIWLDSNAMNKYQLTPLDIINQLKTQNDQIAAGQLGGTPSVPGQQLNASIIAQTRLKSPEEFGRVTLKVNQDGSMVHLKDVARIELGGENYNMVTKINGQAATGLGIKLATGANALDTAAAIKSKLAQLQQFFPQGLKVVYPYDTTPFVKISIHEVVKTLFEAIVLVFLVMYLFLQNLRATLIPTIAVPVVLLGTFAVLAAFGFSINTLTMFGMVLAIGLLVDDAIVVVENVERVMVEDKLPPKEATQKSMGQIQGALVGIAMVLSAVFVPMAFFGGSTGAIYRQFSLTIVSAMALSVLVALILTPALCATLLKPVSGDHHEKKGGFFGWFNALFDKSVEHYSNSVSGILRKTGRYLVVYVIIVGGMAVLFLRLPTSFLPEEDQGVFMTMVQLPAGATQTRTQQVLDQVQDYYLNKEKANVESVFTVNGFSFSGQGQNSGIAFVSLKPWEERSGEENSVEAIVGRATKAFSQIKDGLVFPFNLPAIIELGTATGFDFELIDQANLGHTQLTQARNQLLGMVKEHPDLLVRVRPNGLEDTPQFKLDVDQEKAQALGISISDVNQTISTALGGTYVNDFIDHGRVKKVYVQADAKFRMLPGDINNLYVRSANGEMVPFSSFSSAHWVYGSPRLERYNGMPSMEILGESAPGKSTGEAMVMMESLTAKLPSGIGYDWTGMSYQERLSGNQAPALYAISLIVVFLCLAALYESWSIPFSVMLVVPLGVIGALFAASLRGLNNDVYFQVGLLTTIGLSAKNAILIVEFAKDLMEKEGKGIVEATLEASRMRLRPILMTSLAFILGVMPLVISTGAGSGAQNAVGTGVMGGMLSATLLAIFFVPVFFVVVRRRFTSHKE, via the coding sequence ATGGCTAATTTCTTTATTCAGAGGCCAGTTTTCGCCTGGGTGCTTTCCATCATTCTAATGATTGCTGGCGGCCTGGCTATTCTCAAACTGCCCGTCGCCCAGTATCCAACGATTGCCCCGCCTGCCGTGGCGATTTCCGCAACCTACCCCGGCGCTGACGCCCAGACGGTGCAGGATACCGTGACCCAGGTTATCGAACAGAACATGAACGGTATCGATAACCTGATGTATATGTCTTCCACCAGCGATTCAGCGGGTAACGTCACCATTACGCTGACCTTCGAATCAGGAACGGATCCGGACATCGCCCAGGTGCAGGTGCAGAACAAGCTGCAGCTCGCCATGCCGCTGCTGCCGCAAGAGGTACAGCAGCAAGGGATTGGCGTTGAGAAATCCAGCAGCAGCTTCCTGCTGGTCGCCGGTTTTGTTTCGGACAACAAAAACCTTACTCAGGATGATATCTCCGACTATGTCGCCTCGAACGTCAAAGATACCATCAGCCGAACGACGGGCGTCGGCGACGTTCAGCTGTTTGGTGCCCAGTATGCGATGCGCATCTGGCTCGACAGCAATGCAATGAATAAATACCAGCTGACGCCGCTGGATATTATCAACCAGTTGAAAACGCAGAACGACCAGATTGCGGCAGGCCAGTTGGGCGGCACGCCGTCTGTGCCCGGGCAGCAGCTGAATGCCTCCATCATCGCGCAAACCCGCCTGAAATCACCGGAGGAGTTTGGCCGCGTGACGCTCAAGGTAAATCAGGATGGCTCGATGGTTCACCTGAAGGATGTCGCTCGCATTGAGCTGGGTGGCGAAAACTACAACATGGTGACCAAAATTAACGGGCAGGCCGCCACCGGTCTGGGGATTAAGCTGGCAACCGGGGCAAACGCGCTGGATACAGCGGCAGCCATCAAGAGCAAACTGGCACAACTGCAACAGTTCTTCCCGCAGGGGCTTAAAGTCGTCTACCCCTATGACACCACCCCATTTGTGAAAATTTCTATTCATGAAGTGGTGAAGACCCTGTTTGAAGCGATCGTTCTGGTCTTCCTGGTCATGTATTTGTTCTTGCAAAACCTGCGGGCGACGCTCATCCCAACTATCGCGGTGCCGGTGGTTCTTCTGGGTACCTTTGCGGTTCTGGCGGCGTTCGGTTTCTCTATCAACACCCTGACGATGTTCGGGATGGTGCTGGCGATAGGGCTATTGGTTGATGACGCCATCGTGGTGGTCGAGAACGTTGAGCGCGTGATGGTAGAGGACAAGCTGCCACCGAAAGAGGCCACGCAGAAGTCGATGGGGCAGATCCAGGGCGCGCTGGTGGGGATCGCTATGGTCCTCTCGGCGGTCTTTGTTCCGATGGCCTTTTTTGGCGGCTCGACGGGAGCCATCTATCGCCAGTTCTCACTGACTATCGTTTCCGCCATGGCGCTGTCCGTGCTGGTTGCGCTGATCCTGACGCCCGCACTGTGCGCAACGTTGCTTAAACCCGTCTCTGGCGATCATCATGAGAAAAAAGGGGGGTTCTTTGGCTGGTTTAATGCACTCTTTGACAAGAGCGTGGAGCACTACAGTAACAGCGTGAGCGGTATTTTGCGTAAGACCGGTCGCTATCTGGTGGTGTACGTCATAATTGTTGGTGGGATGGCGGTGCTGTTTCTGCGCTTACCCACCTCCTTCCTGCCCGAAGAGGATCAGGGGGTGTTTATGACAATGGTTCAACTCCCGGCTGGTGCGACCCAGACGCGGACTCAGCAGGTTCTCGACCAGGTTCAGGACTACTACCTGAATAAAGAGAAGGCGAACGTTGAATCCGTGTTTACGGTGAACGGCTTTAGCTTTAGCGGCCAGGGCCAGAACTCTGGTATTGCCTTCGTCAGCCTGAAGCCCTGGGAAGAACGTTCGGGGGAAGAAAATAGCGTTGAGGCAATCGTCGGCCGTGCGACAAAAGCATTCAGCCAGATTAAAGACGGCCTTGTGTTCCCGTTTAACCTGCCGGCTATTATCGAACTGGGAACCGCAACGGGCTTCGACTTTGAACTTATCGATCAGGCAAACCTGGGACATACCCAGCTGACGCAGGCGCGTAATCAGCTGCTCGGCATGGTGAAAGAGCACCCTGATCTGCTGGTTCGCGTGCGTCCTAACGGTCTGGAGGATACCCCTCAGTTCAAGCTGGATGTCGATCAGGAGAAAGCGCAGGCGCTGGGTATTAGCATATCTGACGTCAACCAGACGATATCGACGGCATTAGGTGGTACCTATGTGAATGACTTTATCGATCATGGCCGCGTGAAAAAAGTTTACGTCCAGGCGGATGCGAAATTCCGTATGCTGCCGGGGGACATCAACAACCTCTACGTACGCAGCGCGAATGGGGAAATGGTGCCGTTCTCATCCTTTAGCAGCGCTCACTGGGTTTACGGTTCTCCTCGTCTGGAACGCTACAACGGCATGCCGTCCATGGAAATCCTCGGTGAATCTGCCCCTGGAAAAAGTACCGGTGAGGCTATGGTGATGATGGAAAGCCTGACGGCAAAACTGCCTTCCGGCATCGGCTATGACTGGACGGGAATGTCTTATCAGGAGCGCCTTTCCGGTAACCAGGCGCCTGCACTGTACGCCATTTCACTGATCGTGGTGTTCCTGTGCCTGGCTGCGCTGTATGAAAGTTGGTCCATTCCCTTCTCCGTTATGCTGGTTGTGCCGCTGGGCGTCATCGGGGCCCTTTTCGCGGCGTCGCTGCGCGGGTTAAACAATGACGTCTATTTCCAGGTCGGCCTGCTGACGACGATTGGGCTATCGGCGAAAAACGCCATCCTGATCGTCGAATTTGCTAAAGACCTGATGGAGAAAGAAGGTAAAGGGATCGTTGAAGCCACCCTGGAAGCCTCAAGAATGCGCCTTCGTCCGATCCTGATGACCTCCCTGGCCTTTATCCTTGGCGTCATGCCGCTGGTGATCAGTACCGGGGCCGGGAGCGGTGCGCAAAATGCCGTCGGTACGGGCGTGATGGGAGGCATGCTTTCCGCAACGCTTCTGGCAATTTTCTTCGTGCCCGTCTTCTTTGTGGTGGTCCGGCGACGCTTCACCAGCCATAAAGAGTAA
- a CDS encoding lipoprotein, producing the protein MKRFISVALLAALLAGCAHDSPCVPVYDDQGRLVHTNTCMKGTTQDNWETAGAIAGGAAAVAGLTLGIVALTK; encoded by the coding sequence ATGAAACGATTCATTTCCGTTGCACTTCTCGCTGCGCTGCTTGCTGGTTGCGCGCACGACTCTCCATGTGTACCGGTTTACGATGACCAGGGTCGACTGGTTCATACCAATACCTGTATGAAAGGCACCACCCAGGATAACTGGGAAACAGCAGGTGCTATCGCCGGCGGTGCTGCCGCAGTGGCAGGTTTGACGTTGGGTATTGTTGCCCTGACGAAGTAG
- a CDS encoding amino acid ABC transporter substrate-binding protein: protein MKKTMIASLAAAGMLFAVAGQAHAGTTLDAVKKKGFVQCGISDGLPGFSYADANGKFTGIDVDVCRGVAAAVFGDDSKVKYTPLTAKERFTALQSGEVDMLSRNTTWTSSRDAGMGMTFTGVTYYDGIGFLTHNKAGLKSAKELDGATVCIQAGTDTELNVADYFKANKMKYTPVTFDRSDESAKALESGRCDTLASDQSQLYALRIKLSNPAEWVVLPEVISKEPLGPVVRRGDEDWFSIVRWTLFAMLNAEEMGINSKNVDEKAANPSTPDMAHLLGKEGDFGKDLKLDNKWAYNIIKQVGNYAEIFERNVGSESPLKIKRGQNNLWNNGGIQYAPPVR, encoded by the coding sequence ATGAAAAAGACGATGATAGCCAGCCTGGCCGCTGCAGGCATGTTGTTTGCCGTAGCCGGTCAAGCCCATGCGGGAACGACACTGGATGCCGTTAAAAAGAAAGGTTTTGTTCAATGCGGTATCAGTGACGGTTTGCCTGGCTTCTCTTATGCCGATGCGAACGGCAAATTTACCGGTATTGATGTGGATGTCTGTCGTGGCGTCGCAGCTGCGGTTTTTGGTGATGACAGCAAAGTAAAATACACCCCGCTGACGGCGAAAGAACGCTTTACGGCGCTGCAGTCCGGTGAAGTCGACATGCTCTCCCGTAATACCACCTGGACCTCTTCCCGCGATGCAGGCATGGGGATGACATTTACCGGCGTGACCTATTACGACGGCATCGGCTTCCTCACCCACAACAAAGCGGGCCTGAAAAGCGCCAAAGAGCTGGATGGCGCCACCGTGTGTATCCAGGCGGGTACCGATACCGAGCTGAACGTCGCGGATTATTTCAAAGCAAATAAGATGAAATACACCCCTGTTACTTTCGACCGCTCAGATGAGTCAGCCAAAGCGCTGGAATCCGGTCGCTGCGATACGCTGGCCTCTGACCAGTCACAGCTGTATGCCTTACGCATTAAACTGAGCAACCCGGCAGAGTGGGTTGTCCTGCCTGAAGTGATCTCCAAAGAACCTCTCGGCCCCGTTGTACGCCGTGGCGATGAAGACTGGTTCTCCATTGTTCGCTGGACGCTGTTTGCCATGCTTAACGCTGAAGAGATGGGCATCAACTCGAAAAACGTCGATGAGAAAGCGGCGAATCCTTCTACCCCGGATATGGCGCACCTGCTCGGTAAAGAAGGTGATTTCGGCAAGGACCTGAAGCTGGATAACAAGTGGGCTTACAACATCATCAAACAGGTGGGTAATTACGCTGAGATCTTTGAGCGTAACGTGGGATCGGAAAGCCCGCTGAAGATCAAACGCGGCCAGAACAATCTCTGGAATAACGGCGGTATTCAGTACGCCCCACCAGTACGTTAA